The sequence GAACTTCTATTCTGCTGTTTTCAATTTCAGTTTTGAGAAAGACATCATCGATCATTATGAGATGGCCCTCTTCCCTTTTGAAGAAAAGAACAGTGGCATTACCGGTGCACTGGCTAAAGGCGATGTTTACAAAGCTACCAAAGATGGGGTTATTATTTATTTTAAAACCGAAAGTATTGATGCTACCCTTGAGAAAGTTCTTCAACATGCAGGAACAATTCTTTATCCCAAAAGAACAGATGAAAAATATGGTTTTGCAGTGGCAGAATTCGAAGACTCAGAGGGAAACAGGATTGCTTTGCATGAAACAATGAGTAAGGAAGATGGAGACTGAGAGATGGAAGTTATTAAGTACATAAAAGAAAAAACTCCACTATTGAAACATTGAGTTATAGAAGTGTTTTACAAAATAATTTATTACTTCTGTGTTAAATGTGAACCACAGAGGCACATAGGATTATTATCAATGACTGTTTTCGGTCTAAAATAACTTTTGAAACGCTTTTGACATCAAAAAGATCTATATTTCTATGTGCTTTGCAACTTCCTGCCTCGATCTTTCAGCTTACATCCTTCAAAGGCATTCCATTCATCGCATAACATTTTTCAATCTATGTTTCAGCATATTTTGTATCTTTAATTACCATTTCAATAAAAATATTTGGTAATTCGTTATGACAGAAGAACTTTATTTCATCAAAACCAATCCAAATATTGCCAAAATTAATTTGTACAATAAGCTTTGTCGCGAAGAAGAAAATTTTCTGAGCTTTCTCCAACCTGATGGAAAAGCAAGTCTTGAAATCATTAAGGATAAAGTAAAAGATTCTGTGGAAGAACTTAACAGACAAGAACTTTTAAATATATTTTTATGGTTTAGCAAAGCTTACCCTTCTGATCATGAAGAAATAAGAACTCAGCTATTTATTAATGGAATTGATCTTTTTTATGAAATTCAATCCCCAGTACACACTGCAAATTACCTGCAGATTCTTTCTGATTATGAAAAACTTTCTCAGGAAAATATGAATTATATTGTCAATGCTCAGAATTTTAATCAATTCCTGATCTACGGAATATTCCTTACAGAAATAATCAACAGAGAACAAGGTAAAGAAAACATTCTTTCTGATTATCTGAAACCTGATTATCCAACTTTATATACATTGGCAGAAAGTCATTCAGCATTAAAAAATATTGATGAAAAAAGCAATACAGATCTCCAAAAATACTTCAATGACCTGTATGACCTGACTAAATTTTATAAAGGTTCTATTATTCAGCTATAATTCTAAACTTCCTTTAAAAGTTCTGGATTATTTAGTAAATAATCAAAGGCTTCCTTTACAGCCTGTTCAGGACTTTTTGGATTAAAATCCAATTCATTTCTGGCTTTGGAAATATCAAAATCCTGTTGCAATCCGGAAAACATTGAAATATCTTTCCTCGTCAATACCGGAGCTTTACCACTCAACTTTGCCGTGAATTCCATCAAAGCAGCAATCGTATAAAGAATTCCTTTGGGAACAGAATTGGGAACTTTTAATTTTAAATCCGGATATAGTCTATTGGCCAAAATCGTTGTATCGGTAATGGTCATGCATTTTTCATTGGCCAGAATATACCGTTCTCCAGAGCGTCCTTTTTGGGCTGCCAGATAACATCCTTCTGCAACATCTTTCACATCTACCCAATTCAGGGTAATCTTTGTATCTACGGGAATCTGTTTATTCAGAATAAGCTTTAGTACTCCATAAGATACATTTAAAGGCAGAAATGATTCACTTCCAATCATCGCAGATGGCATAATGGAAACAAGTTCTACCCCAAGCTTTGCTGCCAGTCCAAAAGCTAATTTTTCACCATCATTTTTAGAATTATAGTACATATCCCTACGATCCGGATTATACCCATTGCTTTCCTTTGTGGGTAATTGAGTATAATCAAGTGCTGCAATAGAACTTACATAGACTATTTTCTTTACTCCAGCTTCGGCTGCCGCTTCAATAGTATTTCGGGTTCCTTTGATATTGACATCATAAATTTCTTTCTCAGGATCTTTAGCCCATAATTTAAAAGAAGCTCCTACCGCATAAAAGGTTTCTACTCCCTGAAGAGCTTTTACAAAAGAGGCTTTATCTGTAATATCAGCCTGCATCAGCTCGCAGTTCAGTCCTTCAAAAGGTTTTGTATTTTGGATATTGCGTACTGTTGCCCTTACCGGAACGCCTTGTTTCAATAAAAACCTGACTAAATTATTTCCTAAATGTCCATTAGCTCCTGAAACGAGGCTTAGATTATTCTTTGTCATTGCATTGATTTTAATGCAGCAAAGTTCATGCTCCTGCTTACGAAACCACTTGACTTTTGTTAGTTAATTATCTTTCTTCGGATTCTGCTTAAACTTTCCGGCTTCATTCCCAAAAAGGAAGCAATATATTGAATAGGAACATGCTGAATAATTCCCGGATAATCCTTTAATAGTTTAACATACCGTTCTTCGGCGTTCAACGTTGACAATTCTCTGGAACGGTTTTCATTATAGGCAATAGAATGCTGAAATACTAAAATCTTTCATTACCTGACTTTCAG is a genomic window of Chryseobacterium nakagawai containing:
- a CDS encoding VOC family protein; translated protein: MNSSNPVVYFEILVHDLERAENFYSAVFNFSFEKDIIDHYEMALFPFEEKNSGITGALAKGDVYKATKDGVIIYFKTESIDATLEKVLQHAGTILYPKRTDEKYGFAVAEFEDSEGNRIALHETMSKEDGD
- a CDS encoding NAD-dependent epimerase/dehydratase family protein, coding for MTKNNLSLVSGANGHLGNNLVRFLLKQGVPVRATVRNIQNTKPFEGLNCELMQADITDKASFVKALQGVETFYAVGASFKLWAKDPEKEIYDVNIKGTRNTIEAAAEAGVKKIVYVSSIAALDYTQLPTKESNGYNPDRRDMYYNSKNDGEKLAFGLAAKLGVELVSIMPSAMIGSESFLPLNVSYGVLKLILNKQIPVDTKITLNWVDVKDVAEGCYLAAQKGRSGERYILANEKCMTITDTTILANRLYPDLKLKVPNSVPKGILYTIAALMEFTAKLSGKAPVLTRKDISMFSGLQQDFDISKARNELDFNPKSPEQAVKEAFDYLLNNPELLKEV